Proteins encoded in a region of the Bacteroidota bacterium genome:
- a CDS encoding AraC family transcriptional regulator ligand-binding domain-containing protein: protein MAVSYRLPTVVGLFLREVGLVPAHVLRRAGLAADLLGREAPAVTGGEYHRLWTAIGEEGGERLIGLDLGRLAAQEVLSPPLIAALASPDLATAAQRLAQYKALIGPIRLTTDADADGLALRMCGVGFGLPPALALFEVAYWVYFARRATREPVVPRRIELLARPADAVAVEEALGCRVRTGPDVRVTFAEVDAWRPFLTADAEAWRFYEPVLQERLADLEQGASLTERVHATLVEMLPSGRGAVDEVAQALALSPRSLQRHLRREGTTFQKTLARTRETLALHYLRATEITTTEVAFLLGYDDPNSFFRAFRSWTGTTPERARLAFATA from the coding sequence ATGGCCGTCTCCTACCGCCTGCCCACTGTCGTTGGTCTGTTCTTGCGCGAGGTCGGCCTCGTACCCGCGCATGTCCTCCGGCGCGCTGGGCTGGCGGCCGACCTGCTGGGGCGCGAGGCGCCGGCCGTCACCGGCGGGGAATACCATCGCCTGTGGACGGCGATTGGGGAGGAGGGCGGCGAGCGGCTCATCGGGCTCGATCTCGGGCGGCTTGCGGCACAGGAGGTACTGAGTCCTCCGCTGATCGCGGCGCTCGCCAGCCCGGACCTCGCGACGGCAGCGCAGCGGCTCGCGCAGTACAAGGCGCTCATCGGGCCGATCCGGTTGACGACAGACGCCGACGCGGACGGCCTGGCCCTGCGCATGTGCGGCGTCGGCTTCGGCCTGCCCCCGGCGCTAGCGCTCTTCGAGGTCGCCTACTGGGTCTACTTCGCGCGCCGCGCCACCCGCGAGCCCGTCGTGCCTCGGCGTATCGAACTGCTGGCTCGTCCCGCCGATGCCGTCGCCGTTGAGGAGGCGCTCGGCTGCCGGGTGCGGACGGGGCCGGACGTGCGCGTGACGTTCGCCGAGGTCGACGCGTGGCGACCGTTCCTCACCGCCGACGCCGAGGCGTGGCGGTTCTACGAGCCGGTCTTGCAGGAGCGCCTCGCTGACCTCGAACAGGGCGCAAGCCTCACCGAGCGGGTACACGCGACGCTCGTCGAGATGCTGCCGAGCGGGCGCGGCGCCGTCGACGAGGTGGCCCAGGCGCTGGCGCTCAGCCCGCGGAGCCTCCAGCGCCACCTCCGCCGCGAGGGCACGACGTTCCAGAAGACGCTCGCCCGCACCCGCGAGACGCTCGCGCTGCACTACCTCCGCGCGACCGAGATCACGACCACCGAGGTCGCCTTCCTGCTCGGCTACGACGACCCCAACTCGTTCTTCCGCGCCTTCCGCTCGTGGACCGGCACCACGCCCGAGCGCGCACGCCTCGCCTTCGCCACAGCCTGA
- a CDS encoding TIM barrel protein gives MQRRDFVRTGLAAGAGFTLSPGAEAASTAAAVSPEASMPFQHSVCRWCYGDLSVDELARAAKAMGIASVELLDPEDWPTVQAHGLTCAMPNPPRPPADVTGGLTYLEWGWNRRAHHAWLLPAYEARLDAVAAAGLPNLICFSGNRVGLSDEEGLAHCAIGLRQLMPTAERLGVTVCMELFNSKVDHPDYQADSTRWGAALVDLVGSDRFRLLYDVYHMQIMEGDVIRTLRDYAPYIAHVHTAGVPGRNEIDETQELFYPAIARTLAEIGFEGYLAQEFIPTAADPLASLRDAVARCTV, from the coding sequence ATGCAACGACGCGACTTCGTCCGCACGGGCCTCGCAGCGGGGGCAGGCTTTACCCTCAGCCCAGGCGCCGAAGCGGCTTCCACGGCGGCGGCAGTGTCGCCCGAAGCGTCGATGCCGTTCCAGCACTCCGTCTGCCGGTGGTGCTACGGCGACCTCTCCGTCGACGAACTCGCGCGGGCGGCGAAGGCCATGGGTATCGCCTCGGTGGAACTGCTCGATCCCGAGGATTGGCCGACGGTGCAGGCACACGGGTTGACCTGCGCAATGCCGAACCCGCCGCGCCCGCCCGCCGACGTCACAGGCGGGCTGACCTACCTCGAATGGGGCTGGAACCGCCGCGCCCATCACGCCTGGCTCCTGCCCGCCTATGAAGCGCGCCTCGACGCCGTTGCGGCGGCGGGGCTGCCCAACCTGATCTGCTTCTCCGGCAACCGCGTCGGTCTCTCCGACGAGGAAGGCCTTGCTCATTGCGCTATCGGGCTGCGGCAACTCATGCCGACGGCCGAGCGCCTCGGCGTGACGGTGTGCATGGAGCTTTTCAACTCGAAAGTCGACCACCCCGACTACCAGGCCGACTCGACGCGGTGGGGCGCGGCGCTCGTGGACCTCGTCGGCAGCGACCGCTTCCGGCTGCTCTACGACGTCTACCACATGCAGATCATGGAGGGCGACGTGATCCGCACGCTCCGCGACTATGCGCCCTACATCGCGCACGTCCACACCGCAGGCGTGCCGGGGCGGAACGAGATCGACGAGACGCAGGAGCTGTTCTACCCCGCCATTGCCCGCACACTCGCCGAGATCGGCTTCGAGGGCTACCTCGCCCAGGAGTTCATCCCGACCGCCGCCGACCCGCTCGCCTCGCTCCGCGACGCCGTCGCGCGGTGTACCGTCTGA
- a CDS encoding Gfo/Idh/MocA family oxidoreductase: MRRRDFVRTSAAAATGAALSPMILPRHVLGGPGVRAPSDRLRLAAIGAGGMGAQNMSRLTTEHIVALADIDFGYVDGGIERRLTNRDGSRNERWHTLQAAYAEANRYADFRELLDAEEDLDGVVISTPDHVHALAALMAMERGLHVYAQKPLCYSVEECRRLAHAAESTGLVTQMGNQGHSGDDGRRLVELVRSGLLGEIREIQCWTDRPAGWWGQGIDRPAPQDPPDGVAWDLFLGPAPEQPFYEGTHPFGWRGWVDFGVGALGDMGAHILDFPVWALGLGQPRQIQTRRSPWGGERGQPPVTYPVASMTTYVFDRADIGQGDGGDLTFTWYDGGLRPPTPAGAPDGFALNPDGGGIFVGERGKLVYDTYGRNPRLLAADGNYGALQAEAEAVPVSLPRIEGSMGAHEQNWVRAIHGEEPVSCPFSYAAPLTETMLLGVAAMYEEKPVLYDADAMRITNAPAADAQLRRTYRSGWDLPAESVFSQG, from the coding sequence ATGCGCCGTCGCGACTTTGTCCGCACCTCCGCTGCTGCCGCGACGGGCGCGGCGCTCAGCCCGATGATCCTGCCGCGCCACGTGCTCGGCGGCCCCGGCGTCCGCGCGCCGAGCGACCGGCTCCGGCTCGCCGCCATCGGGGCGGGCGGCATGGGCGCGCAGAACATGAGCCGCCTCACCACGGAGCACATCGTCGCGCTGGCCGACATCGACTTTGGCTACGTGGACGGCGGCATCGAGCGGCGGCTCACCAACCGCGACGGCTCGCGCAACGAACGGTGGCACACGCTCCAGGCGGCCTACGCCGAGGCGAACCGCTACGCCGACTTCCGCGAACTGCTCGACGCCGAGGAAGACCTCGACGGTGTCGTGATCTCGACGCCGGACCACGTCCACGCGCTCGCCGCGCTCATGGCGATGGAGCGCGGGTTGCACGTCTACGCCCAGAAGCCGCTCTGCTACTCCGTGGAAGAGTGCCGCCGCCTCGCGCACGCCGCTGAGTCGACGGGCCTCGTGACGCAGATGGGCAACCAGGGCCACTCCGGCGACGACGGGCGGCGCCTCGTCGAACTCGTTCGCAGCGGTCTGCTTGGCGAGATCCGCGAGATCCAGTGCTGGACCGACCGCCCCGCTGGGTGGTGGGGTCAGGGCATCGATCGCCCCGCGCCGCAGGACCCACCTGACGGCGTGGCGTGGGACCTCTTCCTCGGTCCGGCCCCCGAGCAGCCGTTCTACGAGGGCACGCATCCCTTTGGCTGGCGCGGCTGGGTCGACTTCGGCGTCGGCGCGCTCGGCGACATGGGCGCGCACATCCTCGACTTCCCCGTGTGGGCGCTCGGCCTCGGGCAGCCCCGCCAGATCCAGACGCGGCGCTCCCCGTGGGGCGGCGAGCGCGGCCAGCCGCCGGTGACCTACCCCGTCGCCTCGATGACGACCTACGTCTTCGACCGCGCCGATATCGGTCAAGGGGATGGCGGCGACCTCACCTTCACGTGGTACGACGGCGGTCTCCGGCCGCCCACGCCCGCCGGGGCTCCCGACGGTTTTGCGCTCAACCCCGATGGCGGGGGCATCTTCGTCGGCGAGCGGGGCAAGCTGGTCTACGACACCTACGGCCGCAACCCCCGCCTGCTGGCCGCCGACGGCAACTACGGCGCGCTCCAAGCCGAAGCCGAGGCCGTGCCGGTCTCGCTGCCGCGCATCGAGGGCAGCATGGGCGCGCACGAGCAGAACTGGGTGCGCGCGATCCACGGCGAGGAGCCCGTGTCGTGCCCCTTCAGCTACGCCGCGCCGCTCACCGAGACGATGCTGCTCGGCGTCGCCGCGATGTACGAAGAGAAGCCCGTGCTCTACGACGCCGACGCCATGCGCATCACCAACGCGCCCGCCGCCGACGCGCAGCTCCGCCGCACCTACCGCAGCGGCTGGGACCTGCCTGCCGAGAGTGTGTTCTCGCAGGGCTAG
- a CDS encoding GMC family oxidoreductase, whose protein sequence is MPHPRDAHSTSLIEKICTVNVQTSEPFDAIVVGSGMSGGWAAKELCEKGLKTLVLERGRSVEHGTDYITEHKAPWEMPFRGRGDRQAVEARQFRQSKAGPFNAYTAHWYVDDVDHAYETAPDGDPNEVLWVRGYHLGGRSIMWGRQSYRLAPMDFEANAREGIGTPWPVAYDEIEPWYSYVERFVGISGEALGLRQLPDSEFLPAMALTGPEEHCRDVIAERFGRTLTIGRAAILTQPHLGRGPCHYCGPCDRGCTAGAYFSSLSSTLPAAQATGNLTVRSDSIVHSLIYDEEQDRVTGVRVIDQVTKEAIEFYANVVFLNASALGSTSILMNTKTPRFPDGLGNQSGLLGKGIMDHHFKCGAVGDIPGFDDVAPYGNRPNGIYIPRFTNLPWDSSSRRDFVRGFGYQGGAGRRNGWGRGAGMPGVGVALKENLQKPGAWEFVMFPFGEMLAYDDNYMELTDEVDQWGIPIPRVVGGLKENELKMREAMIADGVEMLEAAGAENIRTFDQPYRLAEGIHEMGTARMSDSPETGCVDRWNRVHEIPNLYVTDGAFMTSAGCQNPSLTYMAFTARAVDHAVESMKRGELRV, encoded by the coding sequence ATGCCCCATCCCCGTGACGCCCACAGCACCTCGCTGATCGAAAAGATCTGCACGGTCAACGTCCAGACCTCCGAGCCCTTCGACGCCATCGTGGTGGGCTCGGGCATGTCGGGCGGCTGGGCCGCCAAAGAGCTGTGCGAGAAGGGCCTCAAGACGCTCGTGCTGGAACGCGGCCGCAGCGTCGAGCACGGCACCGACTACATCACCGAGCACAAGGCGCCCTGGGAGATGCCCTTCCGCGGGCGCGGCGACCGCCAAGCTGTGGAGGCGCGCCAGTTCCGCCAGTCGAAGGCGGGCCCGTTCAACGCCTACACGGCGCACTGGTACGTCGACGACGTGGACCACGCCTACGAGACGGCCCCCGACGGCGACCCCAACGAGGTCCTCTGGGTGCGCGGCTACCACCTCGGCGGGCGCTCGATCATGTGGGGCCGCCAGTCCTACCGCCTCGCGCCGATGGACTTCGAGGCCAACGCCCGCGAGGGCATCGGCACGCCCTGGCCCGTCGCCTACGACGAGATTGAGCCGTGGTACTCCTACGTCGAGCGCTTCGTCGGCATCTCGGGCGAGGCGCTCGGGCTGCGCCAGCTCCCCGACAGTGAGTTCCTCCCTGCGATGGCGCTCACCGGGCCGGAGGAGCACTGCCGCGACGTCATCGCCGAGCGGTTCGGCCGCACGCTCACCATCGGGCGCGCCGCCATCCTGACACAGCCGCACCTGGGCCGCGGCCCGTGCCACTACTGCGGCCCGTGCGACCGTGGCTGTACCGCCGGGGCCTACTTCTCCAGCCTCTCGTCCACGCTCCCGGCCGCCCAGGCCACGGGCAACCTCACCGTCCGCTCCGACTCTATCGTCCACAGCCTCATCTACGACGAGGAGCAGGACCGTGTCACCGGCGTGCGGGTCATCGACCAGGTCACGAAGGAGGCGATCGAGTTCTACGCCAACGTCGTCTTCCTCAACGCGAGCGCCCTGGGCTCGACGTCGATCCTGATGAATACCAAGACGCCGCGCTTCCCCGACGGGCTCGGCAACCAGTCCGGGCTGCTCGGCAAGGGCATCATGGATCACCACTTCAAGTGCGGCGCCGTCGGCGACATCCCCGGCTTCGACGATGTCGCCCCTTACGGCAATCGCCCCAACGGGATCTACATCCCGCGCTTCACCAACCTCCCCTGGGACTCGTCCTCGCGGCGCGACTTCGTACGGGGCTTCGGCTATCAGGGCGGTGCCGGGCGGCGCAACGGCTGGGGGCGCGGCGCGGGCATGCCGGGCGTCGGCGTAGCGCTCAAGGAAAACCTCCAGAAGCCGGGGGCCTGGGAGTTCGTCATGTTCCCCTTCGGCGAGATGCTGGCCTACGACGACAACTACATGGAGCTCACCGACGAGGTCGACCAGTGGGGCATCCCGATCCCGCGCGTCGTCGGCGGGCTGAAGGAGAACGAGCTCAAGATGCGCGAGGCGATGATCGCCGACGGCGTCGAGATGCTCGAAGCGGCGGGTGCGGAGAACATCCGCACCTTCGACCAGCCCTACCGCCTCGCCGAGGGCATCCACGAGATGGGCACTGCGCGCATGAGCGACAGCCCCGAGACAGGCTGCGTCGACCGCTGGAACCGCGTCCATGAGATCCCCAACCTCTACGTCACCGACGGGGCCTTCATGACCTCGGCGGGCTGCCAGAACCCGTCGCTCACCTACATGGCCTTCACCGCCCGCGCCGTCGACCACGCCGTCGAGTCCATGAAGCGCGGCGAACTGCGGGTGTAG
- a CDS encoding gluconate 2-dehydrogenase subunit 3 family protein, producing the protein MHDLVNPTIDRRTALRRLSGLLGGIATAPLVSSMLAGCTAPSGEEAARYTYVALDEGQQRTLAALVDQIIPATDTPGAAEAGVPQFVDKVLAEWFDADEKADFLAGLTEFEARATTQHGTAFADLDDAAQQAMVEALDAATYLPPGAAAEASAAPDSDATADTDPDGDTAENDVAEMGGGGGGDSNVQTPGTIQVNPDAPPFFRAMKELTVVGYYTSEIGATQELRWNPAPGLWLPNEPVTEDYRAWA; encoded by the coding sequence ATGCACGACCTCGTGAATCCCACGATCGACCGGCGGACGGCGCTGCGGCGGCTCTCGGGCCTCCTCGGCGGCATCGCCACGGCGCCGCTGGTCTCCAGCATGCTCGCTGGGTGCACGGCGCCCTCCGGCGAGGAGGCCGCGCGCTACACCTACGTCGCGCTCGATGAGGGCCAGCAGCGTACCCTCGCGGCGCTCGTCGACCAGATCATCCCCGCCACCGACACGCCCGGCGCGGCCGAGGCGGGCGTGCCGCAGTTCGTGGACAAGGTCCTCGCCGAGTGGTTCGACGCCGACGAGAAGGCCGACTTCCTCGCCGGGCTCACCGAGTTCGAGGCGCGCGCGACGACGCAGCACGGCACCGCCTTCGCCGACCTCGACGACGCCGCACAGCAGGCGATGGTCGAGGCGCTCGACGCCGCCACCTACCTCCCGCCCGGCGCTGCCGCCGAGGCGAGCGCGGCCCCGGACAGCGATGCCACCGCCGACACTGATCCCGACGGCGATACGGCCGAGAACGATGTCGCCGAGATGGGCGGCGGCGGCGGCGGCGACTCCAACGTCCAGACTCCCGGCACCATCCAGGTCAACCCCGACGCCCCGCCGTTCTTCCGCGCCATGAAAGAGCTCACCGTCGTGGGCTACTACACCTCCGAGATCGGCGCCACGCAGGAACTGCGCTGGAACCCCGCCCCCGGCCTCTGGCTGCCCAACGAACCCGTCACCGAAGATTACCGCGCCTGGGCCTAG
- a CDS encoding MFS transporter gives MQRGLSARLSAMMFLEFFVWGAWYTTVAVYMAAEGLGDLTHWPYTVNPVAAIVAPFFLGLIADRYFAAQNVFGVLHILGGVFILAAPSTIQNPTLFILLLLAYNLCYMPTLGLSNTIAFEHLDDQERQFPIIRVFGTIGWIVAGLAISFVMSPILGVTAEATAWPLYLTGIFSIVLGFFAFTLPNTPPAAAGEPVSVRSIAGVDAFKQLGSKPFYIFLAASFLLCIPLAAYYNFTQLFLSATGFENIAATQSLGQVSEILFMLLMPMLFVRWGVKWMLAAGMAAWVLRYALFALAAPDAVMWMIVGGVFLHGICYDFFFVTGQIYVEKKSTPKVRGQAQGLLVLVTYGVGMLIGAQVAGQLYNRFLGDREALPLAEWPDFWWLPAGLAAVILVLFIALFNDKVDKEPVPSDTASTPAPEAGVPVVS, from the coding sequence ATGCAGCGAGGCCTGAGCGCGCGCCTAAGCGCGATGATGTTCCTGGAGTTCTTCGTCTGGGGCGCGTGGTACACCACCGTCGCGGTCTACATGGCCGCCGAGGGCCTAGGCGACCTCACGCACTGGCCCTACACGGTCAACCCCGTCGCGGCCATCGTCGCGCCGTTCTTCCTCGGGCTGATCGCCGACCGCTACTTCGCCGCGCAGAACGTCTTCGGCGTGCTCCACATCCTCGGCGGGGTGTTCATCCTCGCCGCGCCGAGCACCATCCAGAACCCGACGCTCTTCATCCTGCTGCTGCTCGCCTACAACCTGTGCTACATGCCCACGCTCGGGCTCTCTAACACCATCGCGTTTGAGCACCTCGACGACCAGGAGCGGCAGTTCCCGATCATCCGCGTCTTCGGAACGATCGGCTGGATCGTGGCGGGTCTGGCGATCTCGTTCGTGATGAGCCCGATCCTCGGGGTGACCGCCGAGGCGACGGCGTGGCCGCTCTACCTCACGGGCATCTTCTCGATCGTGCTCGGCTTCTTCGCCTTCACGCTGCCCAACACGCCTCCGGCGGCAGCGGGCGAGCCCGTCTCGGTGCGCAGCATCGCGGGCGTCGACGCCTTCAAGCAACTCGGCAGCAAGCCGTTCTACATCTTCCTCGCGGCGAGCTTCTTGCTCTGCATCCCGCTGGCGGCCTACTACAACTTCACGCAGCTCTTCCTCTCGGCGACCGGCTTCGAGAATATCGCCGCGACGCAGTCGCTCGGGCAGGTGTCCGAGATCCTGTTCATGCTGCTCATGCCGATGCTCTTCGTCCGCTGGGGTGTCAAGTGGATGCTGGCCGCGGGCATGGCCGCGTGGGTGCTGCGCTACGCCCTCTTTGCCCTCGCCGCGCCGGACGCCGTGATGTGGATGATCGTCGGGGGCGTGTTCTTGCACGGCATCTGCTACGACTTCTTCTTCGTGACGGGCCAGATCTACGTCGAGAAGAAGTCCACCCCGAAGGTGCGCGGCCAGGCGCAGGGGCTGCTCGTGCTCGTGACCTACGGCGTCGGCATGCTCATCGGCGCGCAGGTCGCGGGGCAGCTCTACAACCGCTTCCTCGGCGACCGCGAGGCGCTGCCGCTCGCCGAGTGGCCCGACTTCTGGTGGCTCCCGGCGGGCCTCGCCGCGGTGATCCTCGTCCTCTTCATCGCGCTCTTCAACGACAAGGTGGACAAGGAACCCGTCCCGTCGGACACCGCGTCTACCCCCGCGCCTGAGGCGGGCGTACCCGTCGTTTCCTGA
- a CDS encoding DUF1080 domain-containing protein, with translation MHTQPALSCVLALVVSLAASACGGVPNTDADDSGGATVAAVSDTGRAWVTLFDGTSLDAWRGFADDAIPPGWQIDDDSLLYFDPAPEGGGDLVTREAYADFELELAWKISECGNSGLFYRGVLGDTYDYIWQTAPEMQVLDDACHPDARYPSHRAGSNYDLYVATPGVVKPAGEWNDVRIVARGGAVEHWLNGERVVAYEQGSEAWAARVAASKFRRMPTYGAFMSGVIGLQDHGDPVWFRDIRIRPLDV, from the coding sequence GTGCATACCCAGCCCGCGCTCTCCTGCGTGCTCGCCCTGGTTGTCAGCCTCGCTGCCAGCGCGTGCGGCGGCGTGCCTAACACGGACGCGGACGACTCTGGTGGCGCCACGGTCGCGGCGGTCTCCGATACCGGTAGGGCCTGGGTCACGCTCTTCGACGGCACTAGCCTCGACGCCTGGCGCGGCTTCGCCGACGACGCCATCCCGCCCGGCTGGCAGATCGACGACGACAGCCTCCTCTACTTCGACCCGGCGCCTGAGGGAGGCGGCGACCTCGTCACGCGCGAGGCCTACGCCGACTTCGAACTGGAACTCGCCTGGAAGATCTCCGAGTGCGGCAACAGCGGCCTCTTCTACCGCGGCGTGCTCGGCGACACGTACGACTACATCTGGCAGACCGCGCCCGAGATGCAGGTCCTCGACGACGCCTGCCATCCCGACGCGCGCTACCCCTCGCACCGGGCTGGCTCGAACTACGACCTCTACGTGGCGACGCCCGGCGTGGTCAAGCCCGCGGGCGAGTGGAACGATGTCCGCATCGTGGCCCGAGGCGGGGCGGTCGAGCACTGGCTCAACGGCGAGCGCGTCGTGGCCTACGAGCAGGGCAGCGAGGCCTGGGCGGCCCGCGTCGCCGCGAGCAAGTTCCGTCGGATGCCGACCTACGGCGCGTTCATGAGCGGCGTGATCGGCCTGCAAGATCACGGCGACCCCGTGTGGTTCCGCGACATCCGCATCCGCCCCCTCGATGTGTGA